The Castor canadensis chromosome 8, mCasCan1.hap1v2, whole genome shotgun sequence genome contains a region encoding:
- the Tfeb gene encoding transcription factor EB translates to MASRIGLRMQLMREQTQQEEQRERMQQQAVMHYMQQQQQQQQQQLGGPPTPAINTPVHFQSPPPVPGEVLKVQSYLENPTSYHLQQSQHQKVREYLSDTYGNKFAAHISPAQGSPKPPPAASPGVRAGHVLSTSAGNSAPNSPMAMLHISSNPEKEFDDVIDNIMRLDNVLGYMNPEMQMPNTLPLSSSHLNVYSSDPQVTASLVGVTSSSCPADLTQKRELTDAESRALAKERQKKDNHNLIERRRRFNINDRIKELGMLIPKANDLDVRWNKGTILKASVDYIRRMQKDLQKSRELESHSRRLEMTNKQLWLRIQELEMQARVHGLPTTSPSGMNMAELAQQVVKQELPSEEGPGEALMLGAEVADPEPVPALPPQAPLPPPAQPQSPFHHLDFSHSLSFGAGGDEGPTGYPDPLGPEHSSPFPNLSKKDLDLMLLDDSLLPLASDPLFSTMSPEASKASSRRSSFSMEEGDVL, encoded by the exons ATGGCGTCACGCATCGGGCTGCGCATGCAGCTCATGCGGGAGCAGACGCAGCAGGAGGAGCAGCGGGAGCGCATGCAGCAGCAGGCCGTCATGCATTacatgcagcagcagcagcagcagcagcagcagcagctggggGGGCCACCCACCCCGGCCATCAACACCCCCGTCCACTTCCAGTCGCCACCACCTGTGCCTGGGGAGGTGCTGAAG GTGCAGTCGTACCTGGAGAACCCCACCTCCTACCATCTGCAGCAGTCCCAGCACCAGAAGGTGCGGGAGTACCTGTCTGACACCTACGGGAACAAGTTCGCTGCCCACATCAGCCCCGCGCAGGGCTCCCCGAAGCCCCCGCCTGCTGCCTCCCCTGGGGTGCGGGCTGGACATGTGCTGTCCACCTCTGCTGGCAACAGTGCTCCAAACAGTCCCATGGCCATGCTGCACATCAGCTCCAACCCTGAGAAGGAG ttcGACGATGTCATTGACAACATCATGCGTCTGGACAACGTTCTGGGCTACATGAATCCTGAAATGCAGATGCCCAACACG CTACCCCTGTCCAGCAGCCACCTGAATGTGTACAGCAGTGACCCCCAGGTCACAGCCTCCCTGGTGGGTGTCACCAGCAGCTCCTGCCCAGCTGACCTCACCCAGAAGAGAGAGCTCACAG ATGCTGAGAGCCGGGCCCTGGCCAAGGAGCGGCAGAAGAAAGACAATCACAATTTAA TTGAGAGGAGACGGAGGTTCAACATCAACGACCGCATCAAGGAGTTGGGAATGCTGATCCCCAAGGCCAATGACCT GGATGTGCGTTGGAACAAGGGTACCATCCTGAAGGCCTCCGTTGACTACATCCGGAGGATGCAGAAGGACCTGCAGAAGTCCAGAGAGCTCGAGAGCCACTCCCGGCGCCTGGAGATGACCAACAAGCAGCTCTGGCTCCGCATCCAG GAGCTGGAGATGCAGGCGAGAGTACACGGTCTCCCCACCACCTCGCCATCGGGGATGAACATGGCGGAGCTGGCCCAGCAGGTGGTGAAGCAGGAGCTGCCCAGCGAAGAGGGCCCAGGGGAGGCACTGATGCTGGGCGCTGAGGTCGCTGACCCTGAGCCAGTGCCAGCTTTGCCTCCCCAGgccccactgcccccacctgCCCAGCCACAGTCCCCATTCCATCACCTGGACTTCAGCCACAGCCTGAGTTTTGGGGCCGGGGGCGATGAGGGGCCCACAGGCTACCCTGACCCCCTGGGGCCAGAGCATAGCTCTCCATTCCCCAACCTGTCCAAGAAAGATCTGGACCTCATGCTCCTGGATGACTCCCTGCTACCGCTGGCTTCTGACCCCCTCTTCTCTACCATGTCCCCTGAGGCCTCCAAGGCCAGCAGCCGCCGGAGCAGCTTCAGCATGGAGGAAGGCGATGTGCTGTGA